The proteins below are encoded in one region of Parvicella tangerina:
- the uvrA gene encoding excinuclease ABC subunit UvrA, with translation MIEVEEGNIEIYGAREHNLKDIDVSIPRNKLVVITGLSGSGKSSLAFDTIFAEGQRRYIETFSAYARQFLGGLSRPDVDKITGLSPVISIEQKTVSKNPRSTVGTITEIYDFLRLLFARASTAYSPATGEPMIKYSEKEILELIKATYDGKRIIILSPLVKARKGHYKDLFEKSRKQGFLKVRVDGELRDIVPLMKVDRYKTHDIELVIDKLQVDDASQSRLSKAITLALKRGKGELLILDYDEDKVKHYSRSLMCPSSGFSLPEPEPNIFSFNSPHGACRNCNGLGVVSEVDMDKIIPDANLSVKKGGIAPLGKFSNSWIFRQVEVLLKSEDCSLSTKVKDIPEDLLKKILYGTDEIIKVLGNSGIHEVVSTFEGVINFVMRQKDDDSSRSIQRWAEGFTNVVTCDKCQGTRLKSDSLMFKIGELSIGEVAAMDLLDLNNWIDDADKSFTKSQKQIAKDVVKEIKDRIDFLLKVGLGYLNLNLGAKTLSGGEAQRIRLATQIGSELTGVLYILDEPSIGLHQRDNDRLIKSLKNLRDIGNSVIVVEHDRDIMLNADYILDIGPGAGIHGGEVVSEGPPQKLINEHSSTAKYITGEEKIEVGEERRKGNGKVLTIKGATGHNLKAVDVDFPLGKFICVTGVSGSGKSSLVNETLYPILSQHFYRSIKKPLPYKSVKGLEHLDKVIEIDQSPIGRTPRSNPATYTGVFTDIRDLFTQLPESKIRGYKKGRFSFNVKGGRCEDCKGGGLKLIEMNFLPDVYVPCDTCHGQRYNRETLEVRYKGKSINDVLEMSISEACEFFKHIPKIYQRLITLEQVGLGYVKLGQPSTTLSGGEAQRTKLATELSKSETGNTFYILDEPTTGLHFDDIKMLLEVLNRLVDNGNTVLVIEHNLDIIKVADHIIDVGPEGGKGGGEILFTGLPEELVKVNASYTAKYLKEELKR, from the coding sequence ATGATTGAGGTAGAAGAAGGAAATATTGAAATATACGGTGCTCGAGAGCATAACCTGAAGGACATTGATGTCTCAATTCCCAGAAATAAACTGGTGGTGATTACAGGTCTAAGTGGTAGTGGTAAGTCATCACTAGCGTTTGATACCATCTTTGCTGAAGGTCAACGTAGGTACATAGAAACTTTTTCAGCCTATGCTCGTCAGTTTTTAGGCGGGTTGTCCAGACCAGATGTAGACAAGATTACTGGACTTTCTCCTGTGATTTCTATTGAGCAAAAAACAGTTAGCAAAAATCCAAGAAGTACGGTTGGAACAATCACAGAGATATATGACTTTTTGAGGTTGTTATTTGCTAGGGCGAGTACAGCGTATAGCCCCGCGACAGGAGAACCGATGATCAAATACTCTGAGAAGGAAATTTTAGAGTTGATCAAAGCTACCTATGATGGCAAAAGGATCATCATCCTTTCTCCTCTGGTAAAAGCAAGAAAAGGTCATTACAAAGATCTCTTCGAAAAATCACGAAAGCAAGGCTTTCTTAAAGTTAGAGTTGATGGGGAACTAAGGGATATTGTTCCACTAATGAAAGTGGATCGATACAAAACACATGACATCGAATTAGTTATCGATAAACTGCAGGTGGATGACGCTTCTCAGAGTCGATTGTCTAAAGCGATAACCTTAGCACTCAAGAGAGGAAAAGGGGAATTGCTGATTCTCGATTATGACGAGGATAAAGTAAAGCATTACTCAAGGTCATTGATGTGTCCGTCTTCAGGGTTTTCTTTGCCAGAACCAGAGCCCAATATTTTTTCGTTTAACTCTCCTCACGGTGCTTGTAGAAACTGCAATGGACTAGGTGTAGTAAGCGAAGTAGATATGGATAAAATTATTCCTGATGCTAATCTCTCTGTCAAAAAAGGTGGAATAGCCCCTTTAGGAAAGTTCAGTAATTCGTGGATATTTAGACAGGTTGAAGTGCTGTTGAAGAGCGAAGATTGCTCACTTTCTACAAAAGTGAAAGATATACCGGAAGATCTGCTCAAGAAGATCCTTTACGGTACGGATGAAATAATCAAAGTCCTGGGAAATTCAGGTATTCATGAAGTGGTTTCAACTTTTGAAGGTGTGATCAACTTTGTGATGAGGCAAAAAGACGATGATTCTTCAAGGAGTATCCAGCGATGGGCTGAAGGCTTTACGAATGTAGTGACTTGTGACAAGTGCCAAGGTACTCGGTTGAAGAGTGATTCGCTGATGTTTAAGATCGGTGAGTTGAGTATTGGTGAAGTGGCAGCTATGGACTTGCTTGATCTCAATAATTGGATCGATGATGCTGACAAAAGTTTTACTAAATCACAGAAACAGATAGCGAAAGACGTTGTTAAAGAGATCAAAGACAGAATCGACTTCTTGCTTAAAGTCGGTTTAGGTTACTTAAACTTGAATCTTGGCGCCAAAACTTTATCCGGTGGGGAAGCGCAGCGAATCAGATTAGCGACTCAAATTGGGTCAGAGTTAACAGGTGTGCTATATATACTCGATGAGCCATCAATTGGCCTTCACCAGAGAGATAATGATAGGTTGATTAAGTCACTCAAGAATTTGAGGGATATTGGTAATTCTGTAATTGTTGTCGAGCATGATAGGGATATTATGCTGAATGCGGATTATATTCTTGATATCGGTCCTGGAGCAGGTATTCACGGGGGAGAAGTGGTCTCAGAAGGACCTCCTCAAAAACTCATAAACGAACATAGTTCCACGGCTAAGTATATTACTGGGGAAGAAAAGATTGAGGTTGGAGAAGAACGAAGGAAAGGGAATGGTAAAGTCCTTACCATAAAAGGAGCTACAGGGCACAACCTAAAAGCTGTTGATGTTGATTTTCCTTTGGGTAAATTTATTTGTGTAACTGGAGTCTCGGGAAGTGGAAAATCTTCCTTGGTCAATGAAACGCTTTACCCGATCTTAAGTCAACACTTTTACCGCAGTATTAAGAAGCCGTTGCCTTATAAATCTGTGAAAGGACTTGAACATTTAGATAAGGTCATAGAAATTGATCAATCTCCTATTGGAAGAACTCCACGTTCTAACCCAGCTACTTATACAGGAGTTTTTACCGATATTCGAGATCTTTTTACACAATTGCCTGAATCCAAGATCAGAGGCTACAAAAAAGGAAGGTTCTCTTTTAATGTAAAAGGAGGGCGTTGTGAAGACTGTAAAGGAGGAGGTCTAAAACTTATTGAGATGAACTTCCTGCCGGATGTATATGTGCCCTGTGATACTTGTCATGGTCAACGATACAATAGAGAGACACTTGAGGTTAGGTATAAAGGAAAGTCAATTAACGATGTCCTGGAGATGTCCATCTCTGAAGCCTGTGAGTTTTTCAAACATATCCCTAAGATCTACCAGCGACTGATTACGTTAGAACAGGTTGGTCTAGGCTATGTGAAATTGGGACAACCGAGTACAACACTCTCTGGAGGTGAAGCTCAGCGAACGAAACTGGCTACCGAGCTTTCGAAATCGGAAACGGGAAATACATTCTATATTTTAGACGAGCCTACAACGGGACTTCACTTTGATGATATAAAAATGTTGTTAGAAGTACTCAATAGGTTAGTTGATAACGGAAATACAGTGCTTGTCATCGAACACAACCTAGATATTATTAAAGTCGCTGATCACATTATCGATGTTGGTCCAGAAGGCGGTAAAGGAGGTGGAGAAATACTTTTCACTGGGCTCCCCGAAGAACTGGTAAAAGTAAATGCAAGTTATACAGCGAAATATTTGAAAGAAGAATTAAAGCGTTGA
- a CDS encoding LOG family protein, whose translation MEEERDRIREAFEHKDWNEIKTNDSWAVFKIMSEFVEGYERLSKIGPCVSIFGSARTKEDHPYYKLAEEIAFKLTKNGYGVITGGGPGIMEAGNKGAAKGKGISVGLNIDLPFEQHYNPYIDNDKMLNFDYFFVRKVMFVKYAQGFIVLPGGFGTLDELFEAMTLIQTNKTGRFPIILVGRAFWQGLFDWVREVVLEKESNISPEDMDLVKLVDTADEAVEEINRFYKKYMLTPNF comes from the coding sequence ATGGAAGAAGAAAGAGATAGGATAAGAGAAGCATTCGAGCATAAGGATTGGAATGAGATCAAAACTAATGATAGTTGGGCCGTCTTTAAAATCATGTCTGAGTTTGTTGAAGGATATGAAAGATTATCTAAGATTGGTCCGTGCGTTTCTATATTTGGATCTGCAAGAACTAAAGAGGATCATCCTTATTATAAATTAGCGGAAGAAATTGCTTTTAAACTGACAAAAAACGGCTATGGCGTGATTACTGGCGGAGGTCCGGGAATTATGGAAGCCGGTAATAAGGGAGCCGCAAAAGGAAAAGGAATTAGCGTTGGACTTAATATCGATTTGCCTTTTGAGCAGCACTATAACCCTTACATTGACAATGATAAAATGTTGAATTTCGACTATTTCTTTGTTAGAAAAGTAATGTTCGTGAAATATGCTCAAGGATTTATTGTGTTGCCAGGAGGATTTGGAACACTGGATGAACTCTTTGAAGCAATGACCCTGATCCAAACAAATAAAACAGGGAGATTTCCTATAATATTGGTTGGTAGAGCTTTCTGGCAAGGCTTATTCGACTGGGTGCGAGAAGTAGTTTTAGAAAAGGAATCAAATATTAGCCCAGAGGATATGGATTTGGTGAAACTTGTTGATACCGCTGATGAAGCCGTTGAGGAGATCAATAGATTCTACAAAAAGTACATGCTAACGCCTAACTTCTAG
- a CDS encoding caspase family protein: MKRLFILSLSLLLLFLTHAQDGAVFMRINPKGHMSQIRTINVSSDGKYIVSGGFDKTAIKWKTKSGKIEQTFRGEIGIGSEGMIYHSALSPDNKYLALAGWFGADDETEVLGDVRLFDFETGELVRVFKGLGYTPVGIGFSKDGKYIVCGDENSDILKWEVESGKLVDRFDYHSKEYNETLFKLAINNDRMVSIDWRGHVCLWDLNKPGRPIAIDDQFIKEALTNDIGPVAIHPSGEEVLISLNNVIVVLDEKLRYVEYFEKPEGHPGFLKYNQSGSMFLTGIVGSGTNAKPCSVYKKVDGAYVEICQYRGHTNTVLAGDFIDDHHMVTAGGEMEEIHVWKLNDDNTTTFVNELKGEGEPYYSAGKNTEKIGFTNNWSANEGRSVLQKEFDLVTKDVYSIEVDDYRKPRFEWKATRISPISYYTTDDGLEIKEDRTVIDTILRQYWDGSRHNAYTFSDNGYIISGGSYGIITAHNREGVMTNRFVSHEGEIWSCRISNDGKNLVTCGTDKTIRIWPLDKLGIQNPSSPEKSVREVMDELYVPLSEDPYKSIFQMEKITKYADDRTFESWELIINKLKKGDWPCQFLEDRLNFYKSTIIYPTISIYMNDDNEWIIWNHDGYFTSSRNGAKYVGYHVNQGQDKEAKFYPFEQFDLKYNRPDIILKDLDLGYDNLIKYYYKLYQKRLKKHGMTEADLQKEIHAPKLELIDVSKEEGSDWATIRLRAEDSKYSLSKVMVYLNGVPVHGSNGTAANFVKGEQEIDVELVKGTNKFEFSVLNDRGVESLKVYHEMENGEVGERPNLFIVSIGTSKYLESEFNLKYAAKDAQDVVELFKGDAKYEQVYSKILTDEEVTKENIDRLKGFLMGAGRNDVVMVFVAGHGVLDESFNYYYGTHDIDFNDPEKNGVPYEEIEALVEGLRALKKVLIMDTCHSGELDKEDVELAEEQSTEETDVMFRNVGRAVKEKTVGMGNNAQMMKELFVDLRKGTGATVIASSGGAEFSMESDEWKNGLFTYCLINGIKTKEADIDRNGIIHLSEVKSYVQDKVYELSGGRQTPSSRIENLTYDFQVW; encoded by the coding sequence ATGAAAAGGTTATTTATACTAAGTCTGTCACTTCTGCTCTTGTTTCTGACACACGCTCAAGACGGAGCTGTATTTATGAGAATAAACCCTAAGGGGCACATGAGCCAAATACGAACGATCAATGTGTCATCAGATGGAAAATACATTGTCTCAGGTGGTTTCGATAAGACAGCGATAAAGTGGAAAACGAAATCTGGAAAAATTGAACAGACATTCAGAGGTGAGATTGGCATCGGCAGTGAAGGAATGATCTACCATTCAGCATTGTCTCCAGACAACAAGTATTTGGCACTGGCAGGATGGTTCGGTGCAGATGATGAAACTGAAGTCCTTGGGGATGTGCGTTTGTTTGATTTTGAGACAGGAGAATTAGTTCGGGTATTTAAAGGTTTAGGTTACACGCCTGTAGGAATCGGTTTCTCAAAGGATGGAAAGTACATCGTTTGTGGTGACGAAAATAGTGATATCCTGAAGTGGGAGGTAGAATCAGGTAAACTTGTTGATCGGTTTGATTATCACTCAAAAGAGTACAATGAAACACTATTTAAATTAGCTATTAATAATGATAGAATGGTTTCAATTGATTGGCGCGGGCATGTGTGTCTTTGGGATTTAAATAAGCCTGGCCGTCCAATAGCAATTGATGATCAATTTATTAAAGAGGCACTGACTAACGATATAGGACCTGTTGCTATTCATCCTTCAGGAGAGGAAGTATTGATTAGCCTAAATAATGTGATTGTTGTCCTAGACGAAAAACTGAGATATGTTGAATACTTTGAGAAGCCTGAAGGACATCCAGGTTTTCTCAAGTATAATCAATCAGGCTCAATGTTTTTAACAGGAATTGTTGGTAGCGGTACGAATGCAAAGCCATGCTCCGTGTATAAAAAAGTTGATGGAGCCTATGTCGAAATCTGTCAATATCGAGGACATACAAATACAGTTCTCGCAGGAGATTTTATTGACGATCACCACATGGTCACTGCAGGAGGCGAAATGGAAGAAATCCATGTCTGGAAATTGAATGACGATAATACCACGACATTTGTCAATGAGTTGAAAGGCGAGGGTGAGCCCTATTATTCTGCTGGAAAAAACACTGAAAAAATCGGTTTCACCAACAATTGGTCAGCAAATGAAGGAAGGTCTGTGCTGCAAAAAGAGTTTGATCTTGTGACGAAAGATGTCTACTCAATTGAAGTTGACGATTATCGAAAACCTCGATTCGAATGGAAAGCGACACGAATTTCTCCAATATCATATTATACTACTGATGACGGTTTAGAAATTAAGGAAGACAGAACTGTAATTGACACCATACTGAGACAATATTGGGATGGTAGTCGTCATAACGCATATACATTTTCTGATAATGGTTATATTATCTCTGGAGGAAGTTATGGGATCATTACAGCTCATAATCGAGAGGGGGTTATGACCAACAGGTTCGTGTCTCATGAAGGGGAGATTTGGAGTTGTAGAATTTCAAATGATGGGAAAAATCTGGTGACTTGCGGTACGGATAAGACAATACGTATTTGGCCGCTTGATAAACTAGGAATACAGAACCCTTCAAGTCCAGAGAAGTCTGTAAGAGAAGTAATGGATGAACTGTATGTGCCGCTTAGCGAAGATCCTTACAAGTCTATTTTTCAAATGGAGAAGATCACGAAATACGCAGACGACCGAACATTTGAATCTTGGGAACTCATTATCAATAAACTTAAGAAAGGGGATTGGCCATGTCAATTCTTAGAAGATCGTCTGAACTTCTATAAAAGTACAATCATCTATCCAACAATTTCGATTTACATGAATGATGATAACGAGTGGATTATCTGGAATCATGATGGATATTTTACTTCTTCACGAAATGGTGCCAAATACGTAGGGTATCACGTCAACCAAGGTCAGGATAAGGAAGCAAAGTTCTACCCGTTTGAACAGTTTGATCTTAAGTATAATAGACCCGATATCATCCTTAAAGACCTTGACCTAGGTTACGATAATTTAATTAAATACTACTACAAGCTATATCAGAAGCGGTTAAAAAAGCATGGTATGACAGAAGCTGATTTGCAGAAGGAAATCCATGCTCCCAAGTTGGAGCTAATAGATGTCTCAAAAGAAGAAGGTAGTGATTGGGCAACGATCAGATTGCGCGCAGAGGATAGTAAGTATTCACTGAGTAAGGTGATGGTATACTTAAATGGAGTTCCAGTTCATGGAAGTAATGGAACTGCGGCTAATTTTGTGAAAGGAGAGCAGGAGATAGACGTAGAGTTGGTGAAAGGAACCAATAAATTTGAGTTTTCGGTTCTGAATGATCGAGGAGTGGAATCCTTGAAGGTCTACCATGAGATGGAAAATGGCGAAGTTGGCGAAAGGCCTAACCTTTTCATCGTTTCAATCGGAACCTCAAAATACCTCGAAAGTGAGTTCAACTTGAAGTATGCGGCCAAAGATGCCCAGGATGTTGTAGAGCTTTTTAAGGGAGATGCTAAGTATGAGCAAGTTTATAGCAAGATATTAACCGATGAAGAAGTTACTAAAGAGAATATTGATCGATTAAAAGGATTTCTAATGGGAGCCGGAAGAAATGATGTGGTTATGGTTTTTGTAGCTGGACATGGAGTGCTGGATGAGTCATTCAATTATTATTATGGTACACATGACATTGATTTTAATGATCCGGAAAAGAATGGAGTTCCTTACGAAGAAATTGAGGCACTTGTAGAAGGTCTTAGAGCTTTGAAAAAAGTTTTGATTATGGATACCTGTCATAGTGGAGAACTCGACAAAGAAGACGTAGAATTAGCAGAAGAACAATCCACTGAAGAAACGGATGTGATGTTCAGAAATGTGGGTCGAGCTGTCAAGGAGAAGACAGTTGGAATGGGGAATAATGCACAAATGATGAAGGAGCTGTTTGTTGACCTAAGGAAAGGAACAGGAGCAACGGTAATTGCTAGTTCTGGAGGTGCTGAGTTTAGTATGGAAAGCGATGAATGGAAAAA